One Haemorhous mexicanus isolate bHaeMex1 chromosome 9, bHaeMex1.pri, whole genome shotgun sequence DNA segment encodes these proteins:
- the LOC132331103 gene encoding mucolipin-3-like isoform X1, translated as MENPEVTVSSCSAHDDENLCSYKRHSSVSQEALLEDQLRRKLKFFFMNPCEKFWARGRKPWKLGIQLLKIVMVTVQLVVFGLSNQMVVAFKEENTIAFKHLFLKGYMDRMDDTYAVYTQTDVYDQIFFAINQYLQLPNISVGNHAYEKRGAEDTPLAVCQQFYKRGIICPGNDTFDIDPEIVTDCLYIEPTTSLDNTTMGKHNLNFTLDFPRLVAVQLMFNLKAINLQTVRHHELPDCYDFTLRIVFDNKAHSGRIKISLDNDIAIRECKDWHVSGSIQKNTHYMMIFDAFVILTCLTSLILCTRSVVKGIWLQREFVSFFLYYYKKEVSFSDQMEFVNGWYILIIVSDILTIVGSTLKMEIQAKSLTSYDVCSILLGISTMLVWLGVIRYLGFFQKYNLLILTLRAALPNVMRFCCCAAMIYLGYCFCGWIVLGPYHVKFRTLNMVSECLFSLINGDDMFATFAKMQQKSYLVWLFSRIYLYSFISLFIYMVLSLFIALITDTYETVKHYQQDGFPETELQRFISQCKDSPNSGRYRLEEESSASLFCCCNGCSGHI; from the exons atgGAGAATCCTGAAGTGActgtgagcagctgcagtgcacaTGACGATGAAAACCTTTGCAGCTACAAACGACACTCATCAGTATCACAGGAGGCACTTTTGGAAGACCAGCTTAGAAGGAAgttaaaatttttcttcatgaacCCGTGTGAGAAATTTTGGGCCCGGGGCAGAAAGCCTTGGAAACTTGGGATTCAGTTACTCAAAATAGTAATGGTTACAGTTCAG CTGGTGGTTTTTGGATTGAGCAACCAAATGGTGGTTGCCTTCAAAGAAGAGAACACTATTGCATTCAAACACCTGTTCTTGAAAGGATATATGGACAGAATGGATGATACCTATGCTGTATACACACAAACAGATGTCTATGACCAGATATTCTTTGCAATAAACCAG TACCTCCAGCTGCCCAACATCTCTGTTGGAAATCATGCTTATGAGAAGAGGGGAGCAGAAGACACACCTCTGGCTGTTTGTCAGCAGTTCTACAAGCGAGGGATCATCTGTCCTGGAAACGACACCTTTGATATAGACCCAGAGATTGTGACTG ACTGCTTGTACATTGAGCCAACGACTTCACTAGACAACACAACGATGGGAAAGCACAATTTGAATTTCACTCTGGATTTCCCCAG gctggtggcagtgcagcTCATGTTCAACCTGAAGGCAATCAACCTCCAGACCGTTCGTCACCACGAGCTCCCCGACTGTTACGATTTCACTCTGCGG atcGTGTTTGATAATAAAGCACACAGTGGAAGAATTAAAATAAGTCTAGACAATGACATAGCAATCAGGGAATGTAAAGACTGGCACGTTTCTGGATCAA TACAGAAGAACACTCATTACATGATGATCTTCGATGCTTTTGTCATATTGACTTGTCTGACTTCATTGATCCTTTGCACACGATCAGTGGTTAAAGGAATTTGGCTCCAAAGG GAATTTGTAAGCTTTTTCCTGTATTATTATAAGAAAGAAGTATCTTTCAGTGATCAAATGGAATTTGTCAATGGATGGTACATCCTGATTATAGTTAGTGATATCCTAACTATTGTTGGATCAACTCTAAAGATGGAGATACAAGCTAAG aGTCTGACAAGTTATGATGTCTGCAGCATACTCTTAGGAATATCTACTATGCTTGTGTGGCTTGGAGTCATTCGCTACCTAGGTTTCTTTCAGAAGTATAAT CTTCTCATCCTAACACTGCGAGCAGCATTACCCAATGTAATGaggttctgctgctgtgctgctatGATCTACCTGGGCTACTGTTTCTGTGGATGGATTGTACTGGGACCATACCACGTGAAG TTTCGCACTCTGAACATGGTTTCCGAATGCCTTTTTTCATTGATCAATGGAGATGACATGTTTGCCACCTTTgcaaaaatgcagcagaaaagtTACTTGGTTTGGTTATTCAGTAGGATCTACCTCTACTCCTTCATCAGTCTGTTCATCTATATGGTGCTGAGTCTCTTCATTGCACTCATTACAGATACATATGAAACAGTCAAG CACTACCAGCAAGATGGCTTTCCAGAGACAGAACTTCAGAGATTTATATCACAGTGCAAAGACTCACCAAACTCTGGGAGGTACAGGTTAGAGGAGGAAAGTTCTGCATCTCTCTTCTGTTGTTGTAATG GTTGTAGTGGACATATTTAA
- the LOC132331103 gene encoding mucolipin-3-like isoform X3 produces the protein MENPEVTVSSCSAHDDENLCSYKRHSSVSQEALLEDQLRRKLKFFFMNPCEKFWARGRKPWKLGIQLLKIVMVTVQLVVFGLSNQMVVAFKEENTIAFKHLFLKGYMDRMDDTYAVYTQTDVYDQIFFAINQYLQLPNISVGNHAYEKRGAEDTPLAVCQQFYKRGIICPGNDTFDIDPEIVTDCLYIEPTTSLDNTTMGKHNLNFTLDFPRLVAVQLMFNLKAINLQTVRHHELPDCYDFTLRIVFDNKAHSGRIKISLDNDIAIRECKDWHVSGSIQKNTHYMMIFDAFVILTCLTSLILCTRSVVKGIWLQREFVSFFLYYYKKEVSFSDQMEFVNGWYILIIVSDILTIVGSTLKMEIQAKSLTSYDVCSILLGISTMLVWLGVIRYLGFFQKYNLLILTLRAALPNVMRFCCCAAMIYLGYCFCGWIVLGPYHVKHYQQDGFPETELQRFISQCKDSPNSGRYRLEEESSASLFCCCNGCSGHI, from the exons atgGAGAATCCTGAAGTGActgtgagcagctgcagtgcacaTGACGATGAAAACCTTTGCAGCTACAAACGACACTCATCAGTATCACAGGAGGCACTTTTGGAAGACCAGCTTAGAAGGAAgttaaaatttttcttcatgaacCCGTGTGAGAAATTTTGGGCCCGGGGCAGAAAGCCTTGGAAACTTGGGATTCAGTTACTCAAAATAGTAATGGTTACAGTTCAG CTGGTGGTTTTTGGATTGAGCAACCAAATGGTGGTTGCCTTCAAAGAAGAGAACACTATTGCATTCAAACACCTGTTCTTGAAAGGATATATGGACAGAATGGATGATACCTATGCTGTATACACACAAACAGATGTCTATGACCAGATATTCTTTGCAATAAACCAG TACCTCCAGCTGCCCAACATCTCTGTTGGAAATCATGCTTATGAGAAGAGGGGAGCAGAAGACACACCTCTGGCTGTTTGTCAGCAGTTCTACAAGCGAGGGATCATCTGTCCTGGAAACGACACCTTTGATATAGACCCAGAGATTGTGACTG ACTGCTTGTACATTGAGCCAACGACTTCACTAGACAACACAACGATGGGAAAGCACAATTTGAATTTCACTCTGGATTTCCCCAG gctggtggcagtgcagcTCATGTTCAACCTGAAGGCAATCAACCTCCAGACCGTTCGTCACCACGAGCTCCCCGACTGTTACGATTTCACTCTGCGG atcGTGTTTGATAATAAAGCACACAGTGGAAGAATTAAAATAAGTCTAGACAATGACATAGCAATCAGGGAATGTAAAGACTGGCACGTTTCTGGATCAA TACAGAAGAACACTCATTACATGATGATCTTCGATGCTTTTGTCATATTGACTTGTCTGACTTCATTGATCCTTTGCACACGATCAGTGGTTAAAGGAATTTGGCTCCAAAGG GAATTTGTAAGCTTTTTCCTGTATTATTATAAGAAAGAAGTATCTTTCAGTGATCAAATGGAATTTGTCAATGGATGGTACATCCTGATTATAGTTAGTGATATCCTAACTATTGTTGGATCAACTCTAAAGATGGAGATACAAGCTAAG aGTCTGACAAGTTATGATGTCTGCAGCATACTCTTAGGAATATCTACTATGCTTGTGTGGCTTGGAGTCATTCGCTACCTAGGTTTCTTTCAGAAGTATAAT CTTCTCATCCTAACACTGCGAGCAGCATTACCCAATGTAATGaggttctgctgctgtgctgctatGATCTACCTGGGCTACTGTTTCTGTGGATGGATTGTACTGGGACCATACCACGTGAAG CACTACCAGCAAGATGGCTTTCCAGAGACAGAACTTCAGAGATTTATATCACAGTGCAAAGACTCACCAAACTCTGGGAGGTACAGGTTAGAGGAGGAAAGTTCTGCATCTCTCTTCTGTTGTTGTAATG GTTGTAGTGGACATATTTAA
- the LOC132331103 gene encoding mucolipin-3-like isoform X2 codes for MENPEVTVSSCSAHDDENLCSYKRHSSVSQEALLEDQLRRKLKFFFMNPCEKFWARGRKPWKLGIQLLKIVMVTVQLVVFGLSNQMVVAFKEENTIAFKHLFLKGYMDRMDDTYAVYTQTDVYDQIFFAINQYLQLPNISVGNHAYEKRGAEDTPLAVCQQFYKRGIICPGNDTFDIDPEIVTDCLYIEPTTSLDNTTMGKHNLNFTLDFPRLVAVQLMFNLKAINLQTVRHHELPDCYDFTLRIVFDNKAHSGRIKISLDNDIAIRECKDWHVSGSIQKNTHYMMIFDAFVILTCLTSLILCTRSVVKGIWLQREFVSFFLYYYKKEVSFSDQMEFVNGWYILIIVSDILTIVGSTLKMEIQAKSLTSYDVCSILLGISTMLVWLGVIRYLGFFQKYNVRISWDLHIVASHPNTASSITQCNEVLLLCCYDLPGLLFLWMDCTGTIPREALPARWLSRDRTSEIYITVQRLTKLWEVQVRGGKFCISLLLL; via the exons atgGAGAATCCTGAAGTGActgtgagcagctgcagtgcacaTGACGATGAAAACCTTTGCAGCTACAAACGACACTCATCAGTATCACAGGAGGCACTTTTGGAAGACCAGCTTAGAAGGAAgttaaaatttttcttcatgaacCCGTGTGAGAAATTTTGGGCCCGGGGCAGAAAGCCTTGGAAACTTGGGATTCAGTTACTCAAAATAGTAATGGTTACAGTTCAG CTGGTGGTTTTTGGATTGAGCAACCAAATGGTGGTTGCCTTCAAAGAAGAGAACACTATTGCATTCAAACACCTGTTCTTGAAAGGATATATGGACAGAATGGATGATACCTATGCTGTATACACACAAACAGATGTCTATGACCAGATATTCTTTGCAATAAACCAG TACCTCCAGCTGCCCAACATCTCTGTTGGAAATCATGCTTATGAGAAGAGGGGAGCAGAAGACACACCTCTGGCTGTTTGTCAGCAGTTCTACAAGCGAGGGATCATCTGTCCTGGAAACGACACCTTTGATATAGACCCAGAGATTGTGACTG ACTGCTTGTACATTGAGCCAACGACTTCACTAGACAACACAACGATGGGAAAGCACAATTTGAATTTCACTCTGGATTTCCCCAG gctggtggcagtgcagcTCATGTTCAACCTGAAGGCAATCAACCTCCAGACCGTTCGTCACCACGAGCTCCCCGACTGTTACGATTTCACTCTGCGG atcGTGTTTGATAATAAAGCACACAGTGGAAGAATTAAAATAAGTCTAGACAATGACATAGCAATCAGGGAATGTAAAGACTGGCACGTTTCTGGATCAA TACAGAAGAACACTCATTACATGATGATCTTCGATGCTTTTGTCATATTGACTTGTCTGACTTCATTGATCCTTTGCACACGATCAGTGGTTAAAGGAATTTGGCTCCAAAGG GAATTTGTAAGCTTTTTCCTGTATTATTATAAGAAAGAAGTATCTTTCAGTGATCAAATGGAATTTGTCAATGGATGGTACATCCTGATTATAGTTAGTGATATCCTAACTATTGTTGGATCAACTCTAAAGATGGAGATACAAGCTAAG aGTCTGACAAGTTATGATGTCTGCAGCATACTCTTAGGAATATCTACTATGCTTGTGTGGCTTGGAGTCATTCGCTACCTAGGTTTCTTTCAGAAGTATAATGTAAGGATCTCCTGGGATCTTCATATTGTTG CTTCTCATCCTAACACTGCGAGCAGCATTACCCAATGTAATGaggttctgctgctgtgctgctatGATCTACCTGGGCTACTGTTTCTGTGGATGGATTGTACTGGGACCATACCACGTGAAG CACTACCAGCAAGATGGCTTTCCAGAGACAGAACTTCAGAGATTTATATCACAGTGCAAAGACTCACCAAACTCTGGGAGGTACAGGTTAGAGGAGGAAAGTTCTGCATCTCTCTTCTGTTGTTGTAA
- the LOC132331103 gene encoding mucolipin-3-like isoform X4 has translation MENPEVTVSSCSAHDDENLCSYKRHSSVSQEALLEDQLRRKLKFFFMNPCEKFWARGRKPWKLGIQLLKIVMVTVQLVVFGLSNQMVVAFKEENTIAFKHLFLKGYMDRMDDTYAVYTQTDVYDQIFFAINQYLQLPNISVGNHAYEKRGAEDTPLAVCQQFYKRGIICPGNDTFDIDPEIVTDCLYIEPTTSLDNTTMGKHNLNFTLDFPRLVAVQLMFNLKAINLQTVRHHELPDCYDFTLRIVFDNKAHSGRIKISLDNDIAIRECKDWHVSGSIQKNTHYMMIFDAFVILTCLTSLILCTRSVVKGIWLQREFVSFFLYYYKKEVSFSDQMEFVNGWYILIIVSDILTIVGSTLKMEIQAKSLTSYDVCSILLGISTMLVWLGVIRYLGFFQKYNVRISWDLHIVASHPNTASSITQCNEVLLLCCYDLPGLLFLWMDCTGTIPREVSHSEHGFRMPFFIDQWR, from the exons atgGAGAATCCTGAAGTGActgtgagcagctgcagtgcacaTGACGATGAAAACCTTTGCAGCTACAAACGACACTCATCAGTATCACAGGAGGCACTTTTGGAAGACCAGCTTAGAAGGAAgttaaaatttttcttcatgaacCCGTGTGAGAAATTTTGGGCCCGGGGCAGAAAGCCTTGGAAACTTGGGATTCAGTTACTCAAAATAGTAATGGTTACAGTTCAG CTGGTGGTTTTTGGATTGAGCAACCAAATGGTGGTTGCCTTCAAAGAAGAGAACACTATTGCATTCAAACACCTGTTCTTGAAAGGATATATGGACAGAATGGATGATACCTATGCTGTATACACACAAACAGATGTCTATGACCAGATATTCTTTGCAATAAACCAG TACCTCCAGCTGCCCAACATCTCTGTTGGAAATCATGCTTATGAGAAGAGGGGAGCAGAAGACACACCTCTGGCTGTTTGTCAGCAGTTCTACAAGCGAGGGATCATCTGTCCTGGAAACGACACCTTTGATATAGACCCAGAGATTGTGACTG ACTGCTTGTACATTGAGCCAACGACTTCACTAGACAACACAACGATGGGAAAGCACAATTTGAATTTCACTCTGGATTTCCCCAG gctggtggcagtgcagcTCATGTTCAACCTGAAGGCAATCAACCTCCAGACCGTTCGTCACCACGAGCTCCCCGACTGTTACGATTTCACTCTGCGG atcGTGTTTGATAATAAAGCACACAGTGGAAGAATTAAAATAAGTCTAGACAATGACATAGCAATCAGGGAATGTAAAGACTGGCACGTTTCTGGATCAA TACAGAAGAACACTCATTACATGATGATCTTCGATGCTTTTGTCATATTGACTTGTCTGACTTCATTGATCCTTTGCACACGATCAGTGGTTAAAGGAATTTGGCTCCAAAGG GAATTTGTAAGCTTTTTCCTGTATTATTATAAGAAAGAAGTATCTTTCAGTGATCAAATGGAATTTGTCAATGGATGGTACATCCTGATTATAGTTAGTGATATCCTAACTATTGTTGGATCAACTCTAAAGATGGAGATACAAGCTAAG aGTCTGACAAGTTATGATGTCTGCAGCATACTCTTAGGAATATCTACTATGCTTGTGTGGCTTGGAGTCATTCGCTACCTAGGTTTCTTTCAGAAGTATAATGTAAGGATCTCCTGGGATCTTCATATTGTTG CTTCTCATCCTAACACTGCGAGCAGCATTACCCAATGTAATGaggttctgctgctgtgctgctatGATCTACCTGGGCTACTGTTTCTGTGGATGGATTGTACTGGGACCATACCACGTGAAG TTTCGCACTCTGAACATGGTTTCCGAATGCCTTTTTTCATTGATCAATGGAGATGA